A genomic segment from Amia ocellicauda isolate fAmiCal2 chromosome 13, fAmiCal2.hap1, whole genome shotgun sequence encodes:
- the LOC136767011 gene encoding potassium/sodium hyperpolarization-activated cyclic nucleotide-gated channel 1-like, with translation MTRGWRSLFLPRVTKQSLHVYGSEAAVQKECDRQRETSSWVIHPFSAIRNYYILLMLVLTFLNLLAIPIGIAFLDSEHHFRAWEIFNLFSDTVFVLDILVNFRMGVITDQKVILQPKEIRHHYLKSWFALDLISAFPLDYIILIAKSFEEHSDTSSFSASKLVRVIMFARIFSLARLLRVSKLWRFFTEWEQVSNANMEAVRLILRIMGLFLMILLLCHWNGCIQFLVPVLQEFPEHSWVVRENLTNATLGEQYSVAVFRALSHMIGISYGSAEPPSDETELWIVMTSMVSGALMYTMMVASIAAMMTNGDAPAKAFRSKMSQLEDYMTYRKLPRELRTRICNYFQARHQGKWFDEEDIFKLVSRPLREEILNVRCANVLNSVPMFRNRDANFSNAVLLKLRREVFQEGDLITHPNAPGDRMFFVERGRVLVTTATVQAELCDGDCFGELCLLNKGHCTAMVQATSLVRLYSLSAGSFEEVLQGFPEIREELYQTAHERLRV, from the exons ATGACACGCGGCTGGAGATCGCTATTTCTGCCCCGAGTGACCAAGCAGTCCCTGCATGTGTATGGGAGTGAGGCCGCGGTGCAGAAAGAGTGTGACCGCCAGAGAGAGACCAGCTCATGGGTGATTCACCCCTTCAGCGCCATCAG GAATTACTACATCTTGCTGATGCTGGTGCTGACATTTCTCAACCTTCTTGCGATCCCCATCGGAATCGCCTTTCTGGATTCGGAGCACCACTTCCGCGCCTGGGAGATCTTCAACCTCTTCTCGGACACGGTCTTCGTGCTGGATATTCTCGTCAACTTTCGGATGGGTGTCATCACGGATCAG AAAGTGATTTTGCAGCCAAAGGAAATCCGGCACCACTACTTGAAAAGTTGGTTCGCCTTGGATTTGATTTCTGCCTTTCCTCTGGATTACATCATCCTAATCGCAAAG agttttgaagaGCACAGTGACACCTCTTCCTTCTCTGCCTCTAAACTGGTGAGAGTCATCATGTTCGCGAGGATCTTCAGTTTGGCTCGCCTGCTCCGAGTGTCGAAGTTATGGAGGTTCTTCACAGAATGGGAacag GTTTCGAATGCAAACATGGAAGCGGTGCGCCTGATCCTCCGCATTATGGGTCTGTTCTTGATGATTCTTCTTCTGTGCCACTGGAATGGATGTATTCAGTTCCTTGTTCCCGTTTTGCAAGAATTTCCTGAGCACTCTTGGGTTGTCAGGGAAAACTTGACG AATGCCACTCTGGGAGAGCAGTACTCCGTTGCTGTTTTTCGGGCGCTTTCCCACATGATTGGCATCTCCTATGGCTCCGCCGAACCCCCCTCAG ATGAAACTGAGCTATGGATTGTCATGACGAGCATGGTTTCAGGAGCTTTGATGTACACAATGATGGTCGCCAGCATAGCAGCAATGATGACCAACGGCGACGCACCAGCAAAAGCCTTCAGAAGCAAA ATGAGTCAGCTGGAAGACTACATGACGTACAGAAAGCTACCCCGAGAACTACGGACTCGGATATGCAATTACTTCCAGGCCAGGCACCAGGGGAAATGGTTTGACGAGGAGGACATTTTTAAACTGGTCTCCAGACCCTTGAGAGAG GAGATTCTCAATGTCCGATGCGCCAATGTGCTGAACAGTGTCCCAATGTTCAGGAATCGGGATGCCAATTTCAGCAACGCTGTCTTGCTGAAACTGCGCAGAGAGGTTTTCCAGGAAGGGGACCTCATCACACATCCGAATGCTCCCGGAGATCGTATGTTCTTCGTCGAGCGCGGGAGAGTCCTGGTCACGACAGCCACTGTCCAGGCGGAGCTGTGTGATGGGGACTGTTTTGGAG agcTGTGTCTCCTGAACAAGGGCCACTGCACGGCGATGGTGCAGGCCACGAGTCTGGTTCGGCTCTACTCTCTGTCCGCTGGGAGCTTTGAGGAAGTTCTGCAAGGTTTCCCAGAGATCAGAGAGGAGCTGTATCAAACCGCACACGAGAGGCTGCGTGTTTAA